One genomic region from Cydia amplana chromosome Z, ilCydAmpl1.1, whole genome shotgun sequence encodes:
- the LOC134661798 gene encoding keratin-associated protein 16-1-like has protein sequence MEPRNIKCSPLIVGAPPGTLLHQHSPEEQELTIEVQSWHKQLHNRSEGNSVCFANSINYFWKNNNEINDWIMNTPNTLHMPKNRRQEITTVYMTLYDQFCRHRTSGTQATASINKSFQVSTGRYIKCQPSLPSSLSKLNSPCSIITNMPDYNINKKYHLGRMNYSEMYFFSKKNKKDLKRVDDEDTEFYKSYNKSVQVQSCRHSTSAQTNKKQASLCCATATSKAVSIKEPDKQRCSSKLDTNNDFGLSATISHIKIVPRQSCPIHGTSPCQGPNCKAMGLGPCSDPCAPSNYIAVNSDSGEQTAPIKVSTTNNPRRGVFELVIRRLNGAPLARNELFLEWSPPPGQSASCCGPYPLISSLPGPCRPSKCKIPVCRPPKPRCCKKPLRCKFPCGPKTSRCGPCSLCGRVSCPGCPAKPCCRPCAPKPCRPRPCRPKPRRPKSRVKRCKPCKPCKPCCPPFPFKPSCTSCSVCCGSIQPCSKPPCKPCRTRSPCKSCKPPSCKPCRPCFPYRPCVPDLACPKSKTSIVFATCKSKPCKPCSACDPCGSPFPACFSCYPCITPKSCLPNFSSTFTLCCPPSKSFIPSNTCISSAALAFLSLSRL, from the exons ACAATCG GTCGGAGGGAAACAGCGTATGTTTTGCAAACAGCATTAATTACTTTTGGAAGAACAATAACGAAATAAATGATTGGATAATGAATACACCAAATACACTTCATATGCCTAAAAATAGAAGACAAGAAATAACCACCGTATATATGACGCTGTATGACCAGTTCTGTCGCCATCGCACATCGGGAACACAAGCCACCGCATCGATAAATAAGTCTTTCCAAGTTTCCACCGGGCGATATATTAAATGTCAACCCAGCTTACCTAGCAGTCTTAGTAAGTTGAACTCCCCTTGTTCTATAATAACGAATATGCCCGACTataatattaacaaaaaataccaTTTAGGGAGAATGAACTATTCTGAAATGTATttctttagtaaaaaaaataaaaaagacctGAAGAGAGTGGACGATGAGGACACAGAATTCTACAAATCGTACAATAAGAGCGTGCAAGTGCAAAGTTGCAGACATTCAACATCTGCGCAAACTAATAAGAAACAAGCGAGTTTGTGTTGTGCAACTGCAACATCAAAGGCTGTGTCCATTAAAGAACCTGACAAACAAAGATGTTCCTCCAAGTTAGACACCAATAACGATTTTGGTTTATCGGCAACTATATCGCACATTAAAATTGTCCCTCGCCAATCGTGCCCAATACATGGTACCAGCCCTTGTCAAGGACCAAACTGTAAAGCTATGGGTTTAGGACCGTGCTCTGATCCTTGTGCCCCTTCAAATTATATTGCTGTTAATAGTGATAGTGGAGAACAGACAGCCCCAATAAAAGTGAGTACTACAAATAACCCCAGACGTGGAGTGTTTGAATTAGTAATTCGCAGATTGAATGGAGCCCCTTTGGCTAGAAACGAGTTGTTTTTGGAATGGAGTCCACCGCCCGGTCAGTCTGCTTCATGTTGTGGACCTTATCCATTGATAAGTTCGCTGCCTGGACCATGCCGGCCGTCTAAGTGTAAAATACCTGTATGCCGCCCACCTAAGCCAAGGTGTTGCAAAAAGCCTTTAAGATGTAAATTCCCTTGTGGACCAAAAACTTCCCGGTGTGGACCTTGTAGCTTATGTGGCAGAGTATCTTGCCCGGGATGTCCAGCGAAGCCTTGTTGCAGACCTTGCGCGCCTAAGCCCTGCCGACCTAGGCCCTGTCGACCTAAGCCTCGCCGACCAAAGTCTCGCGTTAAACGTTGTAAACCCTGCAAACCCTGTAAGCCTTGCTGTCCTCCCTTCCCTTTTAAACCCAGTTGTACTAGCTGCTCTGTGTGTTGTGGTTCTATTCAACCGTGCTCCAAACCTCCATGCAAGCCCTGTCGTACAAGGTCGCCTTGTAAAAGTTGTAAACCTCCATCTTGCAAACCCTGCAGGCCGTGTTTCCCATACAGACCTTGTGTCCCTGACTTGGCTTGCCCGAAAAGTAAAACTAGTATAGTTTTTGCAACATGTAAATCTAAGCCTTGTAAGCCATGTAGCGCATGCGATCCGTGTGGCAGTCCTTTTCCGGCCTGTTTTTCTTGTTATCCTTGCATTACTCCTAAATCATGTTTGCCTAACTTTTCGTCAACCTTTACACTTTGTTGCCCTCCCAGTAAATCGTTTATTCCTTCTAACACATGCATTTCTTCTGCGGCTCTG GCCTTCCTGTCTCTGTCGAGGCTGTAA
- the LOC134661707 gene encoding uncharacterized protein LOC134661707 produces MEQKVPKKKGVQASPCPRLCQLVPTNVPEPKKAQSVLHPRKDVFVLRVAKVGVNGERRCKMELELVTPKGPERKVPVRIDTKGTQCLSPCCPSCCQRIKC; encoded by the exons ATGGAACAAAAAGTTCCTAAAAAGAAGGGTGTTCAAGCGAGCCCTTGCCCAAGATTATGCCAGCTGGTGCCTACCAACGTTCCAGAACCTAAAAAAGCACAATCCGTCCTCCACCCTAGGAAAGACGTATTTGTTTTAAGG GTGGCAAAAGTAGGTGTGAACGGAGAAAGACGCTGTAAAATGGAGCTGGAGCTGGTGACACCCAAGGGTCCAGAAAGGAAGGTCCCGGTGCGCATCGATACGAAGGGTACACAGTGTCTGTCGCCCTGTTGCCCGTCTTGCTGTCAAAGAATTAAATGCTAA